The following coding sequences lie in one Fusarium poae strain DAOMC 252244 chromosome 1, whole genome shotgun sequence genomic window:
- a CDS encoding hypothetical protein (TransMembrane:1 (i55-71o)~BUSCO:9207at5125) — translation MRHYRGSLRSLHRIPSRFNHHTRLPRRRLTPRQHRQLWTSHTKCDDKQEEQQRSTLPVAVITGGLFIWWLYPSDDFAQLSGKQARLRGDQDTKRDKSQDTSQNTESEADQSAWINFSRRFEAFSALNSVEFSSFPDKIVNSLLPEWSRLIPGYVRKLQRELSMSPGSLADEIWRDAHDPSINPEIQYSATVRVSPDICDEEKEYLSRRKRVARVGLAKYLGLKEDEVHPDDVPTIAMCGSGGGLRALIAGTGSILATEEDGLFDCVTYTSGVSGSCWLQALNLTSFNQGSLKKLIEHLKARSSTHIAYPPEAFQALASMPTNKYLLSGMVEKLKGDPKADFGLVDVYGVLLAARYLVPKGDLGVNDRDFKLSNQRQYVQYGQLPLPIYTAVRHEIPNLPDASEQGPIEAEIAKEKAKKEAWFQWYEITPYEFFCEEFGAGIPTWALGRRFKSGRDIAPEDGFHLPEIRLPLLMGIFGSAFCATLSHYYREIKPLVQGLTGFGTIDELISTRDDDLIKVHPIDPAKIPNFAYGMHGKLPKTTPESIYDNEYIQLMDAGMSNNLPIYPLLRPGRDVDVLVAFDASADIKTDNWLSVADGYARQRNIKGWPVGIGWPKPGEATSQVVEELDEAQAKSSREAENKLREAKEEQKELRQEAHEEGKQVMAENDKTKFEHGDQESGDLGYCTVWVGTNQERSSKPPPPSKALSGDNSWQLMEPEAGIAVVYLPFISNDKVPGISPGTTDYLSTWNFIYTPEQIDNVVELARANYNEGKQQIRDTIRGVYERKKKLREETEKAQRENRYRSLVRRGEGVRLGEGDHFS, via the coding sequence ATGAGACACTATCGTGGCTCTCTCAGGAGCCTCCATAGAATCCCCTCTCGATTCAACCATCACACACGACTCCCACGAAGGCGATTGACGCCTCGCCAGCACCGTCAACTTTGGACTTCGCATACCAAATGTGATGACAagcaagaagaacaacaacgATCGACGTTGCCAGTAGCAGTAATCACCGGCGGACTTTTCATCTGGTGGCTTTACCCTTCTGACGACTTTGCACAGCTCTCCGGCAAACAAGCAAGATTACGAGGCGACCAGGACACAAAACGAGACAAGAGCCAAGATACGAGTCAGAATACCGAATCAGAAGCGGATCAGTCGGCTTGGATCAACTTTTCCCGCCGCTTTGAGGCATTCTCCGCACTTAATAGTGTTGAGTTCTCCTCGTTTCCCGACAAGATCGTCAACTCGTTACTCCCAGAATGGTCCAGACTCATACCCGGCTATGTTCGTAAGCTACAGCGCGAGCTGTCCATGTCGCCAGGCTCCTTGGCCGACGAAATTTGGCGAGACGCCCATGATCCATCAATAAATCCCGAAATCCAATATTCCGCCACAGTCCGAGTATCCCCAGACATTTGTGACGAAGAGAAGGAGTATTTGTCCAGGCGGAAACGAGTTGCTAGAGTTGGTCTTGCCAAATATCTTGGACTCAAAGAAGATGAGGTTCACCCAGACGACGTTCCTACAATCGCCATGTGTGGCTCAGGAGGAGGCCTGAGAGCGCTTATTGCAGGAACAGGCTCAATCCTTGCGACAGAGGAAGATGGTCTATTCGACTGTGTGACATACACATCAGGTGTGAGCGGTTCATGTTGGCTTCAAGCCCTGAACTTGACATCGTTTAATCAGGGGAGCCTCAAAAAACTCATCGAGCATCTAAAGGCCAGGTCTTCCACTCACATTGCTTACCCACCCGAGGCATTCCAGGCACTTGCCTCTATGCCTACCAATAAATATCTGCTGAGCGGTATGGTTGAAAAGCTCAAGGGTGACCCGAAGGCCGATTTTGGCCTGGTCGATGTCTACGGCGTACTGCTAGCAGCAAGATACCTGGTCCCTAAAGGAGATCTCGGTGTCAATGACCGCGATTTTAAGCTTTCGAACCAACGGCAGTACGTCCAATATGGACAGCTCCCGCTACCCATCTACACTGCCGTGAGGCACGAAATTCCCAACCTGCCTGACGCTTCTGAACAGGGACCTATAGAAGCTGAAATCGCCAAAGAGAAAGCTAAGAAAGAGGCTTGGTTTCAATGGTACGAGATCACTCCCTACGAGTTCTTTTGTGAAGAGTTCGGTGCCGGTATTCCTACCTGGGCCCTTGGCCGAAGATTCAAGTCAGGCCGCGACATTGCCCCGGAGGACGGTTTTCATCTTCCCGAGATTCGATTACCGCTACTTATGGGCATCTTTGGCAGTGCATTCTGCGCAACCCTCAGCCATTACTACCGTGAGATCAAGCCTCTTGTTCAAGGGCTAACTGGTTTTGGTACTATTGATGAACTTATCTCGACACGGGACGACGATCTCATCAAAGTACATCCGATCGATCCTGCCAAGATACCCAACTTTGCCTATGGTATGCACGGAAAACTTCCAAAGACAACCCCTGAAAGCATCTACGACAATGAGTACATCCAACTCATGGATGCTGGAATGTCCAACAACTTGCCCATCTATCCTCTTCTCCGACCCGGCCGCgatgttgatgttcttgtcgCATTTGATGCTTCTGCAGATATCAAAACTGATAACTGGCTTTCAGTCGCAGACGGATACGCTCGCCAACGTAACATCAAAGGCTGGCCAGTTGGAATTGGTTGGCCCAAGCCAGGGGAAGCCACATCTCAAGTCGTCGAAGAGCTCGATGAAGCCCAGGCCAAATCTTCACGCGAGGCGGAGAACAAACTTCGAGAAGCCAAGGAAGAACAAAAGGAACTGCGCCAAGAAGCTCATGAAGAAGGTAAACAAGTTATGGCTGAGAATGACAAAACCAAATTCGAACATGGTGACCAAGAGTCCGGCGATTTGGGATATTGTACTGTCTGGGTCGGAACAAACCAAGAGCGCAGTTCTAAGCCACCTCCTCCATCAAAAGCATTATCTGGAGATAACTCGTGGCAACTGATGGAGCCAGAGGCCGGCATTGCCGTTGTCTATTTGCCATTCATCTCGAATGACAAAGTACCCGGCATCTCACCCGGCACCACCGACTATCTCAGCACATGGAATTTTATCTATACTCCTGAGCAGATTGACAACGTGGTTGAGTTGGCACGAGCGAACTACAACGAAGGAAAGCAGCAGATCCGAGATACCATTCGTGGAGTATACGAacgcaagaagaagcttcgcgaAGAAACCGAGAAAGCACAGCGAGAAAATCGCTATAGATCTCTTgtgaggagaggagagggtGTCCGTCTAGGCGAGGGCGACCATTTTAGTTAA
- a CDS encoding hypothetical protein (BUSCO:37091at5125), producing the protein MKRVRLDRWGGQLLQAQAQARGGINITRQAFLQTTRRQTTSATASQTENTSSQPQPLPSPPYQRAAESAKLAALHARLSLSNKIPLETLARTLVVPSADGNPSYNNSNLAFLGSTFINYHVLEYLVCKWPRLPMTILYEALRAFAGKESLHQIARRWGVEAAAAPGEEVDPGLLQWAPKDSGMQTRWGYVRQEAAYTDRFQPRRGISSRVVFDDDFGDPIQEPQTGEDAYKYYQHEAHSSFVQAVVGSIYTHAGQDAARDFVKSHVLSRQVDVSTMFQFKLPTRELALLCAREGFPAPIARLESETGRHSRTPVFVVGIYSNSEKLGEGAGASLDLARWKASMNALKAWYLYSPGNKVRVPSDMHEPGAKPWKAPHIDIGEII; encoded by the coding sequence ATGAAGCGGGTACGGCTCGATCGATGGGGCGGCCAATTGCTGCaggcccaagcccaagcccgcGGCGGCATCAATATCACGAGACAGGCCTTTCTGCAAACGACTCGACGACAGACCACCTCAGCTACCGCTTCTCAAACTGAGAACACctcatctcaacctcaacctctcCCTTCTCCTCCTTACCAACGCGCGGCAGAGTCGGCTAAGCTTGCTGCCCTCCATGCCCGGTTATCCCTCTCCAACAAGATCCCACTCGAGACTCTCGCCCGCACCCTTGTCGTCCCCTCAGCCGACGGGAACCCCAGCTACAACAACTCGAATCTCGCTTTCCTCGGCAGCACATTCATCAACTACCACGTCCTCGAATACCTTGTCTGCAAATGGCCCCGTCTGCCAATGACTATCCTCTATGAGGCCCTTCGTGCCTTCGCTGGAAAGGAATCTCTGCATCAAATAGCTCGTCGATGGGGTGTTGAGGCTGCCGCTGCTCCCGGCGAGGAGGTTGATCCAGGTCTGCTACAGTGGGCGCCCAAGGATTCGGGCATGCAAACTCGATGGGGATATGTGCGTCAAGAGGCCGCCTATACCGACCGATTTCAGCCCCGCCGTGGAATTAGCAGCCGAGTGGTTTTCGATGACGATTTCGGCGATCCCATCCAAGAACCCCAGACTGGCGAGGATGCATACAAGTACTACCAGCATGAGGCGCATTCTTCATTCGTTCAGGCCGTTGTCGGTTCTATTTACACCCACGCCGGTCAAGACGCTGCCCGAGACTTTGTCAAGTCCCACGTCCTCTCCCGACAGGTCGACGTCTCCACCATGTTCCAGTTCAAGCTGCCCACACGAGAACTCGCCCTACTTTGTGCCCGCGAAGGCTTTCCAGCTCCCATTGCCCGCCTAGAGAGTGAGACAGGTCGTCACTCACGAACTCCCGTGTTCGTTGTTGGCATCTACAGTAACTCTGAAAAGCTTGGTGAAGGTGCCGGTGCTAGTCTGGACCTTGCTAGGTGGAAGGCTTCGATGAACGCTCTCAAGGCGTGGTACCTCTACAGCCCTGGCAACAAGGTCCGGGTACCAAGTGATATGCACGAGCCGGGTGCTAAGCCCTGGAAGGCCCCTCATATTGATATTGGTGAGATTATCTAA
- a CDS encoding hypothetical protein (BUSCO:39488at5125), whose translation MSEAEAPKPVEALQPEAEAVPTTQPTEEKPEETTQPSEEKSEEKKEILKTTAKHAENPRNNRKFDPSVREVTDDPEAIRKQVEFYFGDWNFPQDKFMWESCGGTENKPMKVKTIHSFKRMRTFQPYSAVIAALKDSKFLDLSGEEGEEELKRKTPYQPLNISKSKVEAATVYAKGFGDETPNTQFDLESFFAQFGEVKGIKLRRTNEGLFKGSVFVTFADEEEANKFLKTEPAPKWQDHDLKIMSKRAYCDEKNELIKQGKIEPNHTQPKKFYEGRESGKSGRGRGRGGNDSGSRDNDNWKQRRDNDQKNGFKDRRGGRGGRGGRGRGRGRGGRDGGRDRDQAKDDVKHSSNDTMPRIQSTTDESSDNKKRSRDEAPAGEPAAKKVDVKTEEDTPIGDLVPQVKTEPEIKNGPESKTEPKLKSESDVDGEWVKVKTEPYN comes from the exons ATGAGCGAAGCTGAAGCCCCCAAGCCTGTCGAGGCCCTCCAGCCTGAGGCCGAGGCTGTCCCTACTACCCAGCCCACCGAAGAGAAGCCCGAGGAGACCACACAACCTTCAGAGGAGAAGtctgaagagaagaaggagattcTCAAGACCACCGCCAAACACGCCGAGAACCCCCGTAACAACCGCAAATTCGACCCTTCTGTCCGTGAGGTTACTGACGACCCTGAGGCCATCCGCAAGCAG GTCGAGTTCTATTTTGGTGACTGGAACTTCCCTCAAGACAAGTTCATGTGGGAGTCATGCGGTGGCACCGAGAACAAGCCCATGAAGGTCAAGACCATCCACTCCTTCAAGCGCATGCGAACCTTCCAGCCCTACAGCGCCGTTATTGCTGCTCTCAAGGACAGCAAGTTCCTCGACCTCTCTGGTGAGGAGGGTGAGGAGGAGCTCAAGCGCAAGACCCCCTACCAGCCTCTGAACATCTCCAAGTCCAAGGTTGAGGCCGCCACCGTTTATGCCAAGGGCTTTGGCGACGAAACCCCCAACACTCAATTTGATCTTGAGAGCTTCTTTGCTCAGTTTGGTGAGGTCAAGGGTATTAAGCTTCGACGCACAAACGAGGGTCTCTTCAAGGGCTCCGTCTTTGTTACTTTCgccgatgaggaggaggccaATAAGTTCCTCAAGACAGAGCCCGCCCCCAAGTGGCAGGACCATGACCTCAAGATCATGAGCAAGCGTGCTTACTGCGATGAAAAGAACGAGCTTATCAAGCAAGGAAAGATCGAGCCTAACCACACCCAGCCCAAGAAGTTTTACGAGGGTAGGGAATCTGGCAAGAGTGGACGAGGTCGCGGACGTGGCGGTAACGACTCCGGCAGCCGTGACAACGACAACTGGAAGCAGCGCCGCGACAACGACCAGAAGAACGGCTTCAAGGACCGACGAGGAGGTCGCGGTGGCCGTGGAGGTCGAGGTCGAGGTCGCGGTCGTGGCGGACGCGATGGTGGCCGCGACCGGGATCAGGCCAAGGACGATGTCAAGCACAGCAGCAACGA CACCATGCCTCGCATCCAGTCCACCACCGATGAGTCTAGCGATAACAAGAAGCGAAGCCGTGATGAAGCTCCTGCCGGCGAGCCGGCCGCCAAGAAGGTTGATGTCAAGACCGA AGAAGACACACCTATTGGTGATCTTGTTCCCCAGGTCAAGACAGAACCTGAAATCAAGAATGGGCCCGAATCAAAGACTGAACCCAAACTCAAGTCCGAATCTGATGTCGACGGCGAGTGGGTCAAGGTCAAAACAGAACCATACAACTGA
- a CDS encoding hypothetical protein (BUSCO:27226at5125), producing the protein MSSHAERHGHLDATAGREIVYCHACASEWYRDEDGLTCPECRGEITEIIDPENDPRDLGHHSSASTSPELHPYDSDPDEADIDEHTNQGFVFRRSIREGPGHHHHHDPAYVPTFESFVNMLNEFGARVPDGRSFSHGPGEHGEHQGHGEHEHQGHGERAEEGEHAHPNFARVQRATFTGPFGSGRTTITMISTPVQTTHTGPPGASGASGAAGLHTFQEYAQPPLRRPDGPRGLRVTAISLTMGANQRPSIFSDILRDVGAPPGHENAGEDGTGGVHPPGFGRGLQDLLNLLTPGNAVHGDAVYSQEALDRIITRLMEANPQSNAAPPASEEALRNLERKPVNKEMLGSEGKAECTICIDEMKEGDMATFLPCSHWFHEECVTLWLKEHNTCPICRTPIEKNDRGASNNSGNNNSNGSNQSQGPASGPSSDRSNPFAAHMPNAFNSGWETFDWTSQPHTHSRPAQYSRPPSQSQSRLNEVLRNISQREERDRESGRERDRATTSGYSYDTSRLQRRSSHSPTSPRARAPSEHGARMRQRSPSQSSRRSTADSDQQSRTGGHGPISWLRGQFSRGPGSGSPRDGSRQ; encoded by the exons ATGTCTTCTCATGCCGAAAGGCATGGTCACCTCGACGCGACCGCGGGGCGTGAGATAGTGTATTGCCACGCCTGCGCCAGCGAATGGTATCGAGATGAGGATGGCTTAACATGTCCCGAATGTCGTGGGGAGATCACTGAGATT ATCGACCCTGAGAACGATCCCCGCGACCTTGGACACCATTCCTCCGCTTCTACTTCACCAGAACTTCACCCTTACGATTCGGACCCTGATGAAGCTGATATAGATGAACACACCAATCAAGGCTTTGTATTTCGACGGAGCATTCGCGAGGGACCCggtcaccatcaccaccatgaTCCTGCCTATGTTCCCACTTTCGAGAGCTTTGTGAATATGCTTAATGAATTTGGAGCGCGGGTGCCTGATGGTAGATCGTTCTCCCATGGACCTGGCGAGCATGGAGAACACCAAGGCCATGGAGAACACGAACATCAGGGGCATGGAGAACGggcagaagaaggagaacaTGCTCATCCGAACTTTGCACGTGTACAACGAGCGACTTTCACTGGACCCTTTGGCTCCGGAAGAACTACCATAACAATGATCTCTACACCTGTGCAAACAACTCACACTGGGCCCCCTGGTGCTTCTGGTGCTTCTGGTGCCGCAGGACTCCACACATTCCAAGAGTATGCACAACCCCCTCTGCGACGCCCCGACGGACCAAGGGGTCTACGGGTTACGGCCATTTCACTGACCATGGGAGCTAACCAACGTCCCAGTATATTCTCAGACATACTACGCGATGTCGGGGCACCACCGGGTCATGAGAACGCCGGCGAAGATGGCACGGGTGGTGTCCATCCACCTGGCTTCGGTCGAGGATTGCAGGATTTGTTGAACCTCCTCACCCCGGGAAATGCTGTGCATGGTGATGCAGTGTACTCTCAAGAAGCTCTAGATCGGATCATCACTCGACTCATGGAGGCCAATCCCCAGTCAAATGCGGCACCCCCGGCTTCAGAAGAAGCCCTTCGGAATTTGGAACGTAAACCTGTCAACAAGGAGATGCTGGGCTCTGAAGGTAAGGCAGAATGTACCATCTGTATCGATGAGATGAAAGAGGGAGATATGGCCACCTTCTTGCCCTGTAGTCATTGGTTCCATGAGGAGTGCGTCACACTTTGGTTGAAGGAGCACAATACGTGCCCCATTTGCCGAACACCAATCGAAAAGAATGATCGAGGTGCTAGCAATAACAGCGGTAACAATAACAGCAATGGTAGCAACCAGTCTCAAGGACCAGCTTCAGGACCTAGCTCCGACCGATCGAACCCTTTTGCAGCTCATATGCCTAATGCGTTCAACTCTGGTTGGGAAACGTTTGACTGGActtctcaacctcacacTCACTCGCGCCCAGCACAATACTCTCGGCCCCCTAGTCAGAGCCAAAGCCGCCTCAATGAGGTCCTGCGAAATATCTCACAACGGGAAGAGAGAGACCGTGAATCTGGCCGCGAGCGAGACCGCGCCACAACATCTGGGTACAGTTACGACACCTCTAGACTGCAGCGCCGCAGCTCCCATTCCCCCACCAGTCCTCGTGCGCGAGCTCCTAGTGAGCATGGTGCGCGTATGAGACAAAGAAGCCCTTCCCAGAGCAGCCGACGATCAACGGCAGATTCGGACCAACAATCTCGAACTGGCGGTCACGGTCCCATTAGCTGGCTCCGTGGCCAATTCAGTAGAGGACCAGGTAGCGGATCGCCACGAGACGGAAGTCGGCAATAG
- a CDS encoding hypothetical protein (TransMembrane:1 (o6-26i)~BUSCO:51902at5125), whose translation MVSVAGGIVIAIIVLLFAGAAGWFIFTQLRARRLGLPPPSFTSYLPWHKEDDGYGPPQPAPGGVVGWFNDQFRKLKNRNNRSAAGAYEQSGASRGRRGFGPLDPDEAWDSRVGNEADQYGYYEEEVGGRGRDTAYGGGGYNMNLAATPGLSGGRGFGDGEEDRGRRASRSPTSGPGGRNPFDDDAAATSLRGVSPRPIDTGYGKPKNRSGSAESSPTERRSVFRENM comes from the exons ATGGTGTCGGTAGCTGGAGGTATCGTGATTGCCATTATCGTCCTGCTATTTGCAGGCGCCGCAGGATGGTTCATTTTCACACAACTGCGCGCCCGCAGACTCGGG CTCCCACCCCCAAGCTTCACATCATATCTACCATGGCATAAAGAAGACGACGGCTACGGGCCCCCGCAACCTGCACCAGGAGGTGTTGTCGGTTGGTTCAACGATCAGTTCCGAAAGCTGAAGAACCGTAACAACCGATCCGCCGCAGGCGCTTACGAGCAGTCCGGTGCATCCCGCGGCCGTCGCGGTTTCGGTCCTCTCGATCCGGACGAGGCATGGGACTCGCGCGTTGGAAACGAAGCCGACCAATACGGATATTATGAAGAGGAAGTTGGTGGCCGTGGCCGAGATACCGCATACGGTGGAGGCGGCTACAATATGAACCTTGCAGCAACACCGGGACTGTCTGGTGGACGAGGATTTGGTGATGGAGAAGAGGACCGAGGCCGCAGGGCAAGCAGGAGTCCCACCTCAGGACCTGGTGGGCGAAATCCATTTGATGACGATGCTGCTGCCACGAGTTTGCGCGGCGTGAGCCCCCGACCTATCGACACAGGATACGGAAAGCCCAAGAACAGAAGTGGTAGTGCCGAGAGCAGCCCGACAGAACGACGGTCTGTGTTCAGAGAGAACATGTGA
- a CDS encoding hypothetical protein (TransMembrane:1 (i69-89o)~BUSCO:21796at5125) — translation MVGISHDDAPSTAGQSSISDTDAERGRLLSDNDDDETDDDITNAGESCEDAERLESWHLQHKRRETRRWSYLVMVISTIALITVLAVWVHNYTFTSGCEYDGSCNDISKLWGQYSSFFSVPSEIDPSTPDDCDVTLAIVLSRHGARYPTITKSEAYEATIARLQKSVTKYGSGYEWLKEYEYSLGSDDLTDFGQDQMIDSGKAFYERYIGLAENSDPFIRASGSDRVVISSYNFTQGFYASRGESGDDYSGNILVIPEEPGINNTMSHGLCTSFEKDDDLGDNDAQTAWGNKFLPPIRDRLNSDLKKAKLSLKETIYLMDLCPFNTVNTPDGAVQSRFCDLFSTEDWRSYNYWQTLSKYYKYGNGNDMGPTQGVGYVNELISRLTRKPVKDETTTNSTLDSNPETFPLDRALYADFSHDNSMVSVFSAMGLYNYTGKLPKHHIVPAVRAHGYSSAWVVPFAARMYVEKLECGATKEQKGEEYVRVLINDRVMELDTCGGDEYGRCTLEDFVESLSFARGGGHWDRCDV, via the exons ATGGTAGGAATCTCGCACGACGATGCGCCTTCAACGGCCGGACAATCAAGTATCTCTGACACCGATGCTGAGAGAGGACGATTGCTTTCGGacaatgacgatgatgagacCGACGATGATATTACCAACGCTGGCGAGAGCTGTGAGGATGCTGAGCGACTCGAGAGCTGGCATCTCCAGCATAAGCGGCGTGAGACCAGACGCTGGAGTTATCTTGTTATGGTAATCAGCACGATCGCATTGATAACAGTTCTTGCTGTTTGGGTTCACAACTA CACTTTCACTTCTGGATGCGAGTATGATGGAAGTTGTAATGACATCTCCAAACTCTGGGGCCAGTACTCTTCATTCTTTTCTGTCCCATCAGAGATTGATCCATCAACACCTGATGATTGTGATGTCACCCTCGCAATCGTCCTGTCTCGTCATGGAGCACGATATCCAACGATCACCAAGTCTGAAGCTTACGAAGCCACCATCGCGCGTCTTCAAAAGTCCGTGACCAAGTACGGCAGTGGCTATGAATGGCTCAAGGAATATGAGTACAGTCTCGGTTCTGACGATTTGACCGATTTTGGCCAGGATCAGATGATTGATTCCGGAAAGGCATTCTACGAGCGATACATTGGACTCGCCGAGAACTCGGACCCTTTTATCAGGGCATCAGGATCGGACAGAGTCGTAATTTCATCCTACAACTTCACACAGGGATTCTATGCTTCTCGTGGTGAATCTGGAGATGACTATAGTGGCAATATTCTGGTCATTCCTGAAGAGCCTGGAATCAACAATACCATGTCGCACGGATTGTGCACTTCGTTTGAGAAGGATGACGACCTTGGCGATAACGACGCACAAACCGCTTGGGGAAATAAGTTCCTGCCTCCCATTCGAGACAGACTCAATAGTGATTTGAAAAAGGCCAAGTTGTCGCTAAAGGAAACTATCTATCTGATGGATCTGTGCCCTTTCAACACTGTCAACACACCCGATGGCGCCGTGCAGTCCAGGTTTTGCGACCTCTTTTCTACAGAAGATTGGCGAAGCTACAACTATTGGCAGACGCTCAGCAAGTACTACAAGTACGGTAACGGCAACGACATGGGACCAACGCAAGGTGTAGGATATGTCAATGAACTTATCTCCCGCCTGACACGAAAGCCCGTTAAGGATGAGACAACTACGAACAGCACGTTGGACTCCAACCCAGAGACGTTCCCCCTTGACAGGGCTCTGTATGCGGATTTTAGCCACGACAACAGCATGGTCTCCGTATTTTCCGCTATGGGTCTGTACAACTACACAGGCAAGTTGCCGAAACACCACATTGTGCCAGCCGTCCGGGCGCATGGCTACTCATCTGCGTGGGTAGTTCCTTTTGCGGCGCGCATGTACGTCGAGAAGCTCGAGTGCGGGGCTACAAAGGAACAGAAGGGTGAAGAGTATGTGAGGGTGTTGATCAATGACCGAGTGATGGAGCTCGACACATGTGGAGGAGATGAGTACGGACGCTGCACGCTGGAGGACTTTGTAGAGAGTCTGTCGTTTGCCAGGGGAGGAGGACACTGGGATCGATGCGATGTTTGA
- a CDS encoding hypothetical protein (TransMembrane:1 (o29-48i)~BUSCO:59464at5125): protein MGGGGKVPYPKHVWSPAGGWYAQPANWRGNTLIAGVVMAGIVAVTWKFSSEREQWAHRPEPGQWYASRHWSKQLKQWDAEDRENSTKSE, encoded by the exons ATG GGCGGCGGCGGAAAAGTCCC TTACCCCAAGCACGTCTGGTCCCCAGCCGGTGGTTGGTACGCGCAGCCTGCCAACTGGCGCGGCAACACTCTGATTGCTGGTGTCGTCATGGCCGGCATCGTTGCCGTTACTTGGAAGTTCAGCTCTGAGCGAGAACAATGGGCCCACCGACCTGAGCCAGGCCAGTGGTATGCCAGCAGACA CTGGTCAAAGCAACTGAAGCAGTGGGATGCGGAGGACCGTGAGAATTCAACAAAGAGCGAATAA